From a single Arachis hypogaea cultivar Tifrunner chromosome 3, arahy.Tifrunner.gnm2.J5K5, whole genome shotgun sequence genomic region:
- the LOC112789667 gene encoding uncharacterized protein: protein MTHPVTRSQLARVTPLTHFLRPKLKPHNLPITTTVSLSRTFSFAQFSTAATRPIHTFLRPAMDDAQTPPSAAPVGEDFVHIEDLKMESLSDSMVRIDEASGAGASAAVDDLTVPEAPAESSDRRPPELPEELSRNVMVLSCESSAEGGVCDVYLVGTAHVSEESSREVQAIVSLLRPEVVFLELCSSRVAVLTLQNLKVPTMAEMVALIRKKHNMFEVLYGWFLAKIASKLEVFPGSEFRVAYEEAMKYGGRVILGDRPVQITVRRTWSKMPLWHKTKFLYSLLFQAVFLPSSDDLNKMLKQMNDSDVLTLVIQEMSKQFPTLMETLVHERDQYMSSTLLKVASENRSVVAVVGKGHLQGIKKHWKQPVMMRDLMTVPSPKPAMSAIKILTSVGVAVAGVAIISGIYLSSKK, encoded by the exons ATGACTCACCCCGTCACTCGCTCTCAACTCGCCCGAGTCACCCCACTCACTCACTTCCTTCGCCCCAAACTAAAACCCCACAATCTCCCCATAACAACAACAGTTTCTCTTTCTAGAACCTTCTCCTTCGCACAATTCTCCACCGCTGCTACCCGCCCTATCCACACCTTCCTCCGGCCGGCGATGGACGACGCGCAAACGCCGCCGTCCGCCGCACCGGTGGGCGAGGACTTCGTCCACATCGAGGATCTGAAGATGGAGAGTCTCTCCGACAGCATGGTTCGCATCGATGAGGCTTCCGGTGCTGGTGCTTCTGCCGCCGTCGATGATTTGACGGTTCCTGAGGCTCCGGCGGAAAGTTCCGATCGACGTCCGCCGGAGCTCCCGGAGGAGCTTTCCAGGAACGTGATGGTGCTGTCGTGCGAGTCCTCTGCCGAAGGCGGTGTGTGCGATGTCTACCTCGTCGGCACCGCGCATGTCTCCGAG GAATCAAGCAGAGAAGTTCAGGCAATTGTCAGTCTTCTGCGGCCAGAG GTTGTCTTCTTAGAATTGTGCTCAAGTCGTGTGGCAGTGCTTACCCTGCAAAATCTTAAG GTACCCACGATGGCAGAGATGGTTGCGTTGATAAGGAAAAAACATAATATGTTTGAAGTACTTTATGGCTGGTTCCTTGCCAAG ATTGCTAGCAAGCTCGAAGTCTTTCCTGGCTCTGAGTTTCGTGTAGCATATGAAGAAGCAATGAAGTATGGTGGCAGGGTGATCCTAGGCGACCGCCCAGTACAG ATTACAGTAAGGAGAACATGGAGTAAGATGCCACTTTGGCATAAGACAAAGTTTTTGTACTCTCTACTTTTCCAAGCAGTTTTTTTACCCAGCTCAGATGATCTCAATAAAATG TTGAAGCAAATGAATGATAGTGATGTGCTAACTTTAGTTATTCAAGAAATGAGTAAGCAATTTCCAACTTTGATGGAGACTCTTGTGCATGAACGAGATCA ATACATGTCCTCGACATTATTAAAAGTGGCTAGCGAGAATAGGTCAGTGGTTGCTGTTGTTGGGAAGGGGCATCTCCAAGGAATAAAGAAGCATTGGAAGCAACCTGTAATG ATGAGGGATCTAATGACAGTTCCATCCCCAAAACCAGCTATGTCTGCAATCAAAATCCTCACATCTGTGGGTGTTGCCGTGGCTGGGGTGGCCATCATATCGGGCATATATCTTTCATCCAAGAAATGA